Proteins from a single region of Numenius arquata chromosome Z, bNumArq3.hap1.1, whole genome shotgun sequence:
- the MARVELD2 gene encoding MARVEL domain-containing protein 2 — MSRSTGSEGGRPRGAGPGSPLPRDAEPGAAAPLPPPPLPLQPPFGPGAHPAEGAPAELKPVRRFIPDSWKNFFKGRRRNGSSWDSTASDIRYISDGVECSPPSSPAPPQPRSVPGSYKDPYGGSGGSYNSRKEAEAMLPEDPFGSLEHRAATGQTYSERVEAYNQRYAYMKSWAGLLRILCVVELLLGAAVFACVTAYVHKDNEWYNMFGYSQPYGYGAGSAYGGYSYSGPKTPFILVVAGMAWIVTIVLLVLGMSMYYRTILLDSNWWPLTEFGINVALFFLYMSAAIVYVNDTNRGGLCYYQLFKTPINASFCRVEGGQTAAIIFLFVTVIIYLISAVVSLKLWRHEGARRHRELMEQEMKTQSSFPEKKYESDDRPREEVTYRQLKSMERKPELLNGHIPAGHIPKPIVMPDYLAKYPAIQTNEMRDRYKAVFNDQFAEYKELSVEVHAVLKKFDELDALMRQLPHHPESIYEQERISKVLQEYKKKKNDPAFLEKKERCEYLKNKLSHIKQRIQDYDKVMNWNVET; from the exons ATGTCGCGGAGCACCGGCTCAGAgggcgggcggccccgcggggccGGTCCCGGCTCCCCTCTCCCCCGGGACGCAGAGCCGGGGGCCGCCGCCCCTTtgccgcccccgccgctccccctgcagcccccctttGGCCCCGGCGCCCACCCCGCGGAGGGCGCCCCGGCCGAGCTCAAGCCGGTCCGGCGGTTCATCCCGGACTCGTGGAAGAACTTCTTCAAAGGGAGACGCCGCAACGGCTCTAGCTGGGACAGCACGGCCTCCGACATCAGGTACATCTCCGACGGGGTCGAGTGCTCGCCGCcctcctccccggcccctccgcaGCCCCGCTCGGTGCCCGGCTCCTACAAGGATCCCTACGGAGGGTCGGGCGGGAGCTACAACTCGCGGAAGGAGGCCGAAGCCATGCTGCCGGAGGACCCCTTCGGGTCACTGGAGCACCGGGCTGCCACCGGCCAGACCTACAGCGAGCGTGTGGAGGCCTACAACCAGCGGTACGCCTACATGAAGTCCTGGGCCGGGCTGCTGAGGATCCTCTGCgtggtggagctgctgctgggcgccGCCGTCTTTGCCTGCGTCACGGCCTACGTCCACAAGGACAACGAGTGGTACAACATGTTCGGGTACTCGCAGCCCTACGGCTACGGGGCCGGCAGCGCCTATGGCGGCTACTCCTACAGTGGACCCAAAACACCTTTCATCCTGGTGGTGGCGGGAATGGCGTGGATCGTCACCATAGTGCTCCTGGTGCTGGGCATGTCGATGTACTACCGGACCATCCTCCTCGACTCCAACTGGTGGCCTCTGACTGAGTTCGGAATTAACGTGGCCTTGTTCTTTCTGTACATGTCGGCTGCCATAGTGTACGTAAATGACACCAACCGAGGAGGGCTCTGCTACTACCAGTTGTTTAAGACGCCGATAAATGCATCTTTTTGCCGCGTAGAGGGAGGTCAGACAGCAGCAATCATCTTCTTGTTTGTCACGGTGATCATCTATCTAATTAGTGCCGTGGTCTCTCTAAAGTTATGGAGGCACGAAGGAGCTAGGAGGCACCGGGAATTAATGGAGCAGGAG ATGAAAACACAGTCCTCTTTTCCAGAAAAGAAG tatGAAAGTGATGACAGACCAAGAGAAGAGGTCACTTATAGGCAACTTAAATCaatggaaagaaaaccagaactaCTTAATGGTCATATACCTGCAGGCCATATTCCTAAACCTATAGTGATGCCAGACTACTTAGC gaaataccCAGCAATTCAAACAAATGAAATGCGAGATCGGTACAAAGCAGTATTCAATGATCAGTTTGCTGAATACAAAGAACTGTCTGTGGAAGTTCACGCTGTATTAAAAAAGTTTGATGAGCTGGATGCATTGATGAGGCAGCTTCCTCACCATCCTGAAAGTATATAT GAACAGGAAAGGATATCAAAAGTTCTGCAAGaatacaagaagaagaaaaat GATCCtgcatttctggagaaaaaggagCGTTGTGAATACCTAAAGAATAAGCTTTCTCACATAAAACAACGAATTCAGGACTATGATAAAGTTATGAATTGGAATGTAGAAACTTAG